In the Sediminibacter sp. Hel_I_10 genome, one interval contains:
- a CDS encoding cellulose synthase family protein yields the protein MIIETTIIVIYTIAIVLIFMYSLAQLNLLSNYLSSKKTNKPCVTFDFSKPEEVPYVTIQLPVFNEMYVMERLLDNIALLDYPQNRLEIQVLDDSTDETVATTRAHVAQLQKTGLDITHITRTDRSGYKAGALKEGLKIAKGEYIAIFDADFLPKKNWLKRTIPYFKDEKIGVVQTRWGHINRNYSLLTKIQAFALDAHFTLEQVGRNSKGHFINFNGTAGVWRKTCILDAGNWEGDTLTEDLDLSYRAQLKNWKFKYLEDVETPAELPVVISAARSQQFRWNKGGAENFRKMLWRVVKSDNISFKTKVHGLLHLLNSTMFLNVFIVAVLSIPMLYIKNEYEHLRFYFYFMSFFVLSTMIFFVCYWFMYKQIYGSGFKKFFSYIGMFFTFFSIAMGFSLHNSIAVLEGHAGKRSEFVRTPKFNISSIKDTWKGNKYLRKTLSLNVIVEGFLMLYFAFGLYSAFVVGDQGGDFGLFPFHLMLFLGFGYVFFKSISSKM from the coding sequence ATGATTATCGAAACGACAATTATTGTCATTTACACCATTGCTATTGTGCTGATTTTCATGTACTCTCTAGCACAGCTCAACTTACTCTCAAATTACCTGTCTTCAAAAAAAACCAATAAACCCTGCGTCACTTTTGATTTTTCTAAACCAGAAGAAGTGCCTTATGTGACCATCCAATTACCCGTTTTTAACGAAATGTATGTGATGGAGCGTTTGCTAGACAACATTGCACTTTTAGACTATCCTCAAAACCGGCTAGAAATTCAAGTGCTGGATGACAGTACAGATGAGACCGTAGCTACCACAAGAGCACACGTTGCCCAGCTTCAAAAAACGGGGCTTGACATTACGCATATTACTAGAACAGATAGAAGCGGCTATAAAGCTGGCGCTCTCAAAGAAGGCCTTAAAATTGCCAAAGGTGAATATATTGCTATTTTTGATGCCGATTTTCTTCCGAAGAAAAACTGGTTAAAACGTACCATTCCCTACTTTAAGGACGAAAAAATTGGTGTGGTTCAAACCCGTTGGGGACATATCAATAGAAATTATTCTTTACTTACAAAAATTCAAGCCTTTGCTCTTGATGCCCATTTTACCTTAGAGCAGGTTGGCCGAAATAGCAAGGGACACTTTATCAACTTTAATGGCACCGCTGGGGTATGGCGTAAAACCTGTATTCTTGATGCCGGAAACTGGGAAGGCGATACTTTAACCGAAGATCTTGATCTTAGCTACAGAGCACAACTTAAAAACTGGAAATTTAAATATCTTGAAGATGTAGAGACTCCAGCAGAATTACCAGTTGTGATTAGTGCTGCGCGATCTCAACAATTTAGATGGAACAAAGGAGGTGCTGAGAATTTTAGAAAAATGCTTTGGCGCGTCGTCAAATCTGATAACATTTCCTTTAAAACCAAAGTGCATGGCTTATTGCACTTGTTGAACAGTACCATGTTTTTAAACGTATTTATTGTTGCCGTATTGAGCATCCCAATGCTTTATATCAAAAACGAATATGAGCATTTACGCTTTTACTTTTACTTCATGAGTTTCTTTGTGTTGAGTACCATGATTTTCTTTGTATGCTATTGGTTTATGTACAAGCAAATCTATGGGAGCGGATTTAAAAAATTCTTTAGCTATATCGGGATGTTCTTTACCTTTTTCTCGATCGCTATGGGGTTTTCGTTACACAATTCTATAGCCGTTCTTGAGGGCCATGCTGGTAAACGCAGTGAGTTTGTGCGTACGCCTAAGTTTAACATTAGCAGTATTAAAGACACCTGGAAAGGCAATAAATACCTTAGAAAAACCCTGTCGCTCAACGTGATTGTAGAAGGCTTTTTAATGCTGTATTTTGCTTTTGGTTTGTACAGTGCTTTTGTTGTAGGTGATCAAGGTGGTGATTTTGGATTGTTCCCATTTCACCTGATGCTCTTTTTAGGTTTTGGTTATGTATTCTTCAAATCGATAAGCTCTAAAATGTAA
- a CDS encoding NAD(P)/FAD-dependent oxidoreductase, with product MEHIVIIGNGISGVTLARHIRKGSDKKITIISSETDHFFSRTALMYIYMGHMTYEHTKPYEDWFWKKNRIELLKAHVTKIDTSNNSLKLDHGGNLSYDKLVIATGSSPNHYGWPGQDLDGVQGLYSKQDLDTLEANAPNNTVCKRAVIVGGGLIGIELAEMLNSRNIPVTFLVRESSFWNGVLPEGESQMINRHIKSHHIDLRLSSSLKEIKSDENGKVKSIIIEETGEEIACDLVGLTAGVSPNINFIKDSNISTKKGVLVNRYLETNVPNVYAIGDCAEQHEAIGQRRPVEAVWYTGRMMGETLAQTICGNRMAYNPGHWFNSAKFLDIEYQTYGWVFGKKGRPDYEAHFHWKHEDDTRCITVAYHKDSHEFLGINTFGIRMRHEVFDQWLTEKREVDYVMQHLKTANFDPEFYSRYEHTILSAYTKQLQNV from the coding sequence ATGGAACATATAGTTATCATAGGTAACGGCATCTCAGGAGTGACGCTTGCCAGACACATTAGAAAAGGCTCTGACAAAAAAATCACGATCATTTCTTCTGAAACCGATCATTTTTTCTCCCGAACCGCCCTGATGTACATTTACATGGGCCATATGACTTACGAACATACAAAACCTTATGAAGATTGGTTTTGGAAAAAAAACCGTATTGAACTGCTTAAGGCGCACGTCACTAAAATAGATACGAGCAACAACTCCCTCAAATTAGACCATGGCGGCAATTTAAGTTATGACAAATTAGTGATTGCTACAGGCAGTAGCCCTAATCATTATGGTTGGCCAGGTCAAGATTTAGACGGCGTGCAGGGGCTTTACAGTAAACAAGATCTAGATACTCTAGAAGCAAACGCTCCCAATAATACAGTTTGCAAACGCGCTGTGATTGTTGGCGGCGGACTCATTGGCATTGAACTGGCCGAAATGCTGAACTCTCGAAATATTCCCGTGACCTTCTTAGTTAGGGAATCTAGTTTTTGGAACGGCGTATTGCCCGAAGGAGAGAGCCAAATGATCAATAGACATATCAAGAGCCATCACATTGACCTTAGGCTTTCCAGCAGTCTCAAAGAAATTAAATCAGACGAAAATGGTAAGGTCAAATCCATCATTATCGAAGAGACTGGCGAGGAAATAGCCTGTGATTTGGTAGGATTAACAGCCGGCGTATCGCCAAATATAAATTTTATAAAAGACTCTAACATTTCCACAAAAAAAGGCGTTTTGGTCAACCGCTATCTTGAAACCAATGTCCCAAACGTTTATGCCATTGGCGACTGCGCCGAGCAACATGAGGCCATTGGCCAACGCCGCCCAGTTGAGGCCGTTTGGTACACAGGGAGAATGATGGGAGAAACCTTGGCACAGACCATTTGCGGCAACAGAATGGCCTATAATCCCGGGCACTGGTTTAATAGCGCTAAATTTTTAGATATCGAATACCAAACCTACGGCTGGGTGTTTGGCAAAAAAGGAAGACCTGATTACGAAGCTCATTTTCATTGGAAACACGAAGATGACACCAGATGCATCACCGTGGCTTACCACAAAGACAGCCATGAGTTTTTAGGCATCAACACCTTTGGGATACGCATGCGCCATGAGGTGTTTGACCAATGGCTTACAGAGAAAAGGGAAGTAGATTATGTAATGCAACATTTAAAAACGGCCAATTTTGATCCTGAATTTTATAGCCGCTACGAGCATACCATCCTCTCGGCTTACACGAAACAATTACAAAACGTTTAA
- a CDS encoding glycosyltransferase 87 family protein, protein MPFWKLHKVPLLFTLISIAFYWSFAYDLERTDSPKLISLYVGLWVFFLALLKYAKAHTKLLAVIAFVFRAVFILAIPNLSQDFYRFIWDGRMILEGLNPYLYTPESFFSAAEYPVRQAQELYSGMGALNASHYTNYPPIKQLCFSIAALFSSQSILGSVMVFRVLIIAADFGVFFFGTKLLKALKLPIYNIFWYLLNPFIIIELTGNLHFEGIMIFFLIWSLYLLHLGKWQWAAVIFGVSVSVKLVPLLFLPLLFNYFSSKFSNEEKDWSLKRIDFKTLLSFYAIVGITIVMLFMPFFSSEFFTNYAETVGLWFNTFEFNASMYYLARAIGYQFRGWNEIAIIGKVLPVCILAVVLGFSLFRKHIDTKRLIISMLFAFTAYLFLSTTVHPWYLATLVLLGIFTEYKFALVWSFVIILSYLSYLNLNSADKSENLWITALEYSVVYGVLLWELISKGKRNPTTAAL, encoded by the coding sequence ATGCCGTTTTGGAAACTTCATAAGGTTCCACTGCTATTCACATTAATTAGTATTGCCTTTTATTGGAGTTTCGCTTATGATTTAGAACGAACTGACTCCCCTAAATTGATCTCTCTTTACGTTGGTCTGTGGGTGTTTTTTTTAGCACTCCTTAAATACGCCAAAGCACATACCAAGCTCTTGGCTGTAATTGCCTTTGTATTTAGAGCCGTTTTTATTTTGGCCATTCCCAATCTTTCTCAAGATTTTTATCGTTTTATATGGGATGGACGTATGATTTTAGAGGGTCTTAATCCCTATCTCTACACTCCGGAATCCTTTTTCTCTGCTGCCGAATATCCAGTGCGTCAAGCTCAAGAACTCTATTCTGGAATGGGAGCACTTAACGCTAGCCATTATACCAACTATCCTCCTATTAAGCAGTTATGCTTTAGCATTGCCGCGCTCTTCTCTAGTCAAAGTATTTTAGGATCTGTCATGGTTTTTAGAGTGCTTATTATTGCTGCCGATTTTGGTGTGTTTTTCTTTGGAACAAAACTCTTGAAAGCCCTAAAGCTTCCAATCTATAACATCTTTTGGTATCTTCTAAACCCATTTATTATCATTGAATTAACGGGCAATCTGCATTTTGAAGGGATCATGATTTTCTTTTTAATATGGAGTCTTTACCTTTTGCACCTTGGCAAATGGCAATGGGCTGCGGTTATTTTCGGAGTATCGGTTTCTGTTAAGTTGGTTCCCTTATTGTTTTTACCATTGTTATTCAATTACTTTTCTTCTAAGTTTTCTAATGAAGAAAAAGACTGGTCCCTAAAACGTATTGATTTTAAAACACTCCTATCATTTTACGCCATTGTAGGGATTACTATCGTAATGCTATTTATGCCATTTTTTTCTTCGGAATTTTTTACAAATTATGCTGAAACCGTTGGGCTTTGGTTCAATACTTTTGAGTTTAATGCCAGTATGTACTATCTGGCTAGAGCCATTGGCTATCAATTTAGAGGATGGAATGAAATTGCCATTATTGGAAAGGTATTGCCTGTATGTATTTTAGCCGTGGTTTTAGGATTCTCTCTATTTCGAAAACATATAGACACAAAGCGCTTGATCATCTCCATGCTTTTTGCTTTTACAGCCTATCTGTTTTTAAGCACTACCGTGCATCCTTGGTATTTGGCAACCCTCGTGTTATTAGGCATCTTTACAGAGTATAAATTTGCACTGGTCTGGAGCTTTGTAATCATTTTGAGCTATCTGTCTTACCTTAATTTAAACAGTGCCGATAAGTCTGAAAACCTTTGGATCACCGCTCTAGAATATAGTGTGGTTTACGGTGTATTGCTCTGGGAGTTGATTTCCAAAGGTAAAAGAAACCCAACTACAGCTGCGCTATAG
- a CDS encoding glycosyltransferase family 2 protein — MSNIKVIIPAYNEADSIGLVIRDIPKLVSEVIVVSNNSTDATEINAKTAGATVLKEPRPGYGHACLKGMSYIATLPKQQQPDIIVFLDGDYSDYSEELTKIIDPILNENLDFVVGARVKELREKGAMTIPQIFGNWLATSLMSLFFNAKFSDLGPFRAIKYSKLLSLNMEDKTYGWTVEMQLKVLRQRMTYTEIPVNYRNRIGISKVSGTVKGAIFAGVKILLWIFKYSFKK; from the coding sequence ATGAGCAACATTAAAGTCATTATTCCCGCTTATAATGAGGCCGATTCTATTGGCCTTGTTATTAGAGACATTCCCAAACTGGTTAGTGAGGTTATTGTGGTAAGCAATAATTCTACAGATGCTACTGAAATTAACGCAAAAACTGCTGGCGCCACTGTTTTAAAAGAACCCCGTCCTGGTTATGGGCATGCCTGCTTAAAAGGCATGAGTTACATTGCTACTTTACCAAAACAACAACAGCCCGATATTATCGTGTTTTTAGATGGCGATTATTCTGATTATTCTGAAGAGCTCACCAAAATCATAGATCCTATTTTAAATGAGAATCTCGATTTTGTTGTTGGAGCGAGAGTGAAGGAGTTAAGAGAAAAAGGCGCAATGACGATTCCTCAAATTTTTGGAAATTGGTTAGCTACCTCATTAATGTCCCTGTTTTTTAATGCGAAATTTTCAGATTTAGGTCCGTTTCGAGCCATAAAATACAGCAAACTACTGAGCCTCAACATGGAAGACAAAACCTATGGCTGGACGGTAGAAATGCAACTTAAAGTCTTACGGCAAAGAATGACCTATACTGAAATCCCTGTAAATTATAGAAATAGAATAGGCATCTCAAAAGTTTCAGGAACCGTAAAAGGTGCTATATTTGCAGGCGTAAAAATCCTGCTTTGGATTTTTAAATATAGTTTTAAAAAATGA
- a CDS encoding DUF547 domain-containing protein: MTRYFTLLFFAFGLNFSFGQSTQAFFDKADSFLKANVSEGKVDDERIHFVLVCGVVGCPPLINSAFSQV; this comes from the coding sequence ATGACACGTTATTTCACCCTTCTATTCTTTGCTTTTGGTCTAAATTTTAGTTTTGGTCAAAGTACCCAAGCCTTTTTTGACAAAGCCGATAGCTTCTTGAAGGCTAATGTTTCCGAAGGAAAAGTGGATGATGAGCGAATTCATTTTGTATTGGTATGTGGAGTTGTTGGTTGTCCGCCATTAATCAATAGCGCTTTTTCCCAAGTATGA
- a CDS encoding 4Fe-4S dicluster domain-containing protein, protein MNPPNPSMSLTKPEAFDLSNKQKIATAIGVIGLLILVLAAFNINFPNRAVVLTVSLVMISGGIILFANDLYLGKHAGIKNDGVMFKSISSRGLWAWVTGIALTSFYLILYFKAAWLGLGTDGAANTGVIALFDPLSYLLNGGQASQWFVYGTLYTIAILFLGYKFLLKYRHNRYERLRTFSVMFFQLAFAFLIPEFMARLNSESFSLPYYDLKNIWPLNYYNFEQYRVNSMIEAGDIGLALLLFGVASIFIITPILTYKYGKRWYCSWVCGCGGLAETAGDSFRHLSNKKQYAWNIERWVVHSVVVFVTLMTTAVIYSYLGEDSSKYWLTKSTFLIGVASLLTLVFALVMIFKRQQLAKDAKYGAIGYFVIVMALIGLHYTNGANLFLIKAETLRTSYGFLIGSIFSGVIGTGFYPIFGNRVWCRFGCPMAAILGFQQRLFSKFRITTNGGQCISCGNCSTYCEMGIDVRAYAQKGENIVRSSCVGCGICSAVCPRGVLKLENDHMKGRINSNDILLGNDVDLMALINEK, encoded by the coding sequence ATGAATCCACCTAATCCAAGCATGTCGCTTACCAAGCCAGAGGCTTTTGATCTTTCTAATAAACAAAAGATAGCAACCGCTATTGGCGTTATTGGACTCCTGATTTTAGTCTTAGCGGCTTTTAATATTAATTTTCCCAATAGAGCCGTGGTCTTGACCGTCTCTTTGGTGATGATTTCTGGTGGTATCATATTATTCGCAAATGATCTGTATCTGGGCAAGCATGCCGGCATCAAAAATGACGGCGTGATGTTCAAATCCATTTCCTCTCGGGGTTTGTGGGCTTGGGTCACAGGCATTGCCTTAACCAGTTTCTATCTCATTCTCTATTTTAAAGCAGCATGGTTAGGGCTTGGTACCGATGGTGCTGCAAATACTGGAGTAATAGCACTCTTTGACCCCTTGAGCTATCTATTAAATGGCGGACAGGCGAGCCAATGGTTTGTTTACGGCACATTATACACCATTGCCATACTCTTTTTAGGGTATAAATTTTTACTCAAATACCGTCACAATAGATATGAGCGCTTACGCACCTTTTCTGTGATGTTCTTTCAGTTGGCATTTGCATTTTTAATTCCGGAGTTTATGGCACGATTAAATTCTGAATCGTTTAGTTTACCCTATTACGATTTAAAGAACATCTGGCCACTTAACTACTACAACTTTGAGCAATATAGGGTCAATTCTATGATAGAGGCTGGAGATATTGGTCTGGCCTTACTGCTTTTTGGCGTCGCTTCAATTTTTATCATCACCCCAATTTTAACCTACAAATACGGAAAGCGTTGGTACTGCTCCTGGGTTTGTGGCTGCGGTGGCTTAGCAGAGACTGCCGGTGATTCGTTTAGACACTTGAGCAACAAAAAACAGTACGCATGGAACATAGAACGATGGGTGGTACATAGCGTCGTTGTTTTTGTAACCTTAATGACCACAGCTGTCATTTATTCTTATTTAGGTGAAGACAGCAGTAAATATTGGCTTACAAAATCGACGTTTTTAATTGGTGTGGCCTCATTACTCACTCTGGTATTTGCGCTTGTAATGATTTTTAAGAGACAGCAATTGGCCAAGGATGCCAAATATGGCGCGATAGGTTATTTTGTGATTGTTATGGCACTCATTGGATTGCATTATACTAACGGGGCTAACTTATTTTTAATTAAAGCCGAAACCTTACGTACATCCTACGGCTTCTTGATTGGTTCCATCTTCTCAGGCGTTATAGGCACTGGATTTTATCCTATTTTCGGCAATAGGGTTTGGTGTCGTTTTGGTTGCCCAATGGCCGCCATATTAGGATTTCAACAACGCTTATTTTCAAAATTTAGAATTACTACAAACGGCGGACAATGTATCTCCTGTGGAAATTGCTCCACCTACTGCGAAATGGGGATTGATGTGCGTGCTTATGCACAAAAAGGAGAAAATATTGTACGCTCGAGCTGTGTGGGCTGTGGGATTTGTTCTGCAGTTTGCCCTAGAGGTGTTTTAAAATTAGAGAATGATCATATGAAAGGTCGCATCAATAGCAACGACATCTTGTTAGGTAATGATGTAGACTTGATGGCCTTAATCAACGAAAAATAA